A single region of the Schistocerca serialis cubense isolate TAMUIC-IGC-003099 chromosome 7, iqSchSeri2.2, whole genome shotgun sequence genome encodes:
- the LOC126412644 gene encoding uncharacterized protein LOC126412644 isoform X1, which produces MKGGLVLLIAGVLLVAYCTPLAAADDGDEVVEEVGENRDADDDDGDSIADDDDYAIYLEEGPNAESRGALKGAHARAGHAKHARAGSRHAAGRAANRPHARSGAARKAAHRA; this is translated from the exons ATGAAGGGAGGCCTCGTCCTGCTGATTGCTGGTGTGTTGCTCGTGGCGTACTGCACGCCGCTCGCTGCTGCAGACGATGGCGACGAAGTGGTGGAAGAAGTAGGAGAAAACAGAGACGCAGATGACGACGACGGCGACAGCATAGCAGACGACGATGACTACGCCATCTATCTTGAGGAGGGTCCAAATGCAGAGAGCAGGGGGGCACTCAAAG GTGCTCACGCCCGGGCTGGCCATGCCAAGCATGCGAGGGCAGGCAGCCGACACGCAGCGGGCAGAGCTGCAAACAGACCCCACGCCAGGTCAGGCGCCGCCCGGAAAGCCGCACACAGAGCGTAG